From the Burkholderia ubonensis genome, one window contains:
- a CDS encoding LutC/YkgG family protein: MDTSAARRQILARIRAAQGRAAEPDATEREGVDDYLARHPQGPRPPAPADLVAAFVDEATKLATTVDEVATLADAPAAAARYLLAHGLPMQAVAWRTLADLDWAGAGLAVECRKPADGDLVGLTGCFCATAETGSLVLLSGPDTYASAGLLPETHIAIVPASRIVAGHEDAFALIRAERGELPRAVNFVSGPSRTGDIEQTIVLGAHGPYRVHVIVVRGA; this comes from the coding sequence ATGGACACTTCCGCTGCCCGTCGCCAGATCCTCGCGCGCATCCGCGCCGCGCAGGGGCGTGCGGCCGAGCCGGACGCGACGGAGCGCGAAGGTGTCGACGACTACCTCGCCCGTCATCCGCAAGGCCCGCGTCCGCCGGCGCCGGCCGACCTGGTCGCCGCGTTCGTCGACGAAGCGACGAAGCTCGCGACGACCGTCGACGAAGTCGCGACGCTGGCCGACGCACCCGCCGCCGCGGCCCGCTACCTGTTGGCGCACGGCCTGCCGATGCAGGCTGTCGCGTGGCGCACGCTGGCCGATCTCGACTGGGCGGGCGCGGGGCTGGCCGTCGAATGCCGCAAGCCGGCCGACGGTGATCTCGTCGGCCTGACCGGCTGCTTCTGCGCGACGGCGGAAACCGGCTCGCTGGTTCTGCTGTCCGGTCCCGATACCTATGCGTCGGCCGGCCTGCTGCCCGAGACGCACATCGCGATCGTGCCCGCGTCGCGGATCGTTGCCGGCCACGAGGACGCGTTCGCGCTGATCCGCGCGGAGCGCGGCGAATTGCCGCGTGCGGTCAATTTCGTGTCCGGCCCGTCGCGCACGGGCGACATCGAGCAAACCATCGTGCTGGGCGCCCACGGCCCGTACCGCGTCCACGTGATCGTCGTACGGGGCGCGTGA
- the pncB gene encoding nicotinate phosphoribosyltransferase, whose protein sequence is MIITSLLDTDLYKFTMMQVVLHHFPAASVEYRFKCRTPGVDLVPYIDEIRDEVRGLCALRFTDVELDYLRRMRFIKSDFVDFLALFHLNEKYISITPSPKGNGEIDVEIKGPWLHTILFEIPVLAIVNEVYFRNTQREPDYREGRGRLGEKIKLLGAKPEFADCKIADYGTRRRFSKVWHEEVARTLRDGLGPQFAGTSNVLYAMKHGITPLGTMAHEYLQACQALGPRLRDSQIYGFEMWAKEYRGDLGIALSDVYGMDAFLRDFDMYFCKLFDGARHDSGDPFEWGERMISHYEANRCDPRTKVLVFSDALDIPKVMQLYERFRGRCKLAFGVGTNLTNDLGYVPLQIVIKMVRCNGQPVAKLSDSPGKSMCDDKAYLTYLRQVFGIAQPAEDDASQ, encoded by the coding sequence ATGATCATCACTTCGCTGCTCGACACGGATCTCTACAAGTTCACGATGATGCAGGTCGTCCTGCATCACTTCCCGGCCGCAAGCGTCGAATACCGCTTCAAGTGCCGCACGCCCGGCGTCGATCTCGTGCCGTACATCGACGAGATCCGCGACGAGGTGCGCGGCCTGTGCGCGCTGCGCTTCACCGACGTCGAGCTCGACTACCTGCGCCGGATGCGCTTCATCAAGAGCGACTTCGTCGATTTCCTCGCGCTCTTTCACCTGAACGAGAAATACATCTCGATCACGCCGTCGCCGAAGGGCAACGGCGAGATCGACGTCGAGATCAAGGGGCCGTGGCTGCACACGATCCTGTTCGAGATCCCGGTGCTCGCGATCGTCAACGAGGTGTACTTCCGCAACACGCAGCGCGAGCCCGACTACCGCGAGGGGCGCGGGCGGCTGGGCGAGAAGATCAAGCTGCTCGGCGCGAAGCCGGAATTCGCCGACTGCAAGATCGCCGACTACGGCACGCGCCGGCGCTTCTCGAAGGTGTGGCACGAGGAGGTCGCGCGCACGCTGCGCGACGGCCTCGGGCCGCAGTTCGCCGGCACGAGCAACGTGCTGTACGCGATGAAGCACGGCATCACGCCGCTCGGCACGATGGCGCACGAATACCTGCAGGCGTGCCAGGCGCTCGGCCCGCGGCTGCGCGATTCGCAGATCTACGGCTTCGAGATGTGGGCGAAGGAATACCGCGGCGACCTCGGCATCGCGCTGTCGGACGTCTACGGGATGGATGCGTTCCTGCGCGACTTCGACATGTACTTCTGCAAGCTGTTCGACGGCGCGCGCCACGATTCGGGCGATCCGTTCGAATGGGGCGAGCGGATGATCTCGCACTACGAAGCGAACCGCTGCGACCCGCGCACCAAGGTGCTGGTGTTCTCCGACGCGCTCGACATCCCGAAGGTCATGCAGCTGTACGAACGGTTCCGCGGCCGCTGCAAGCTCGCGTTCGGCGTCGGCACCAACCTGACCAACGATCTCGGCTACGTGCCGCTGCAGATCGTGATCAAGATGGTCCGCTGCAACGGCCAGCCGGTCGCGAAGCTGTCCGACTCGCCGGGCAAGAGCATGTGCGACGACAAGGCGTATCTCACGTACCTGCGCCAGGTGTTCGGCATTGCGCAGCCGGCCGAGGACGACGCGTCGCAATAG
- the fdxA gene encoding ferredoxin FdxA, producing MTHVVTEGCIKCKYTDCVDVCPVDCFREGPNFLAIDPDECIDCAVCVAECPTNAIYAEEDVPGDQQQFTALNAELAKNWPSITKTKPAPADADEWKDVQEKLHLLER from the coding sequence ATGACTCACGTTGTGACCGAAGGCTGCATCAAGTGCAAATACACGGATTGCGTGGATGTATGCCCGGTGGATTGCTTCCGTGAAGGTCCCAACTTTCTCGCCATCGATCCGGACGAGTGCATCGACTGCGCCGTGTGCGTCGCCGAGTGCCCGACCAATGCGATCTATGCCGAAGAAGACGTTCCGGGCGATCAGCAGCAGTTCACCGCGCTGAACGCCGAGCTGGCGAAGAACTGGCCGTCGATCACGAAGACGAAGCCGGCGCCGGCCGACGCGGACGAGTGGAAGGACGTGCAGGAAAAGCTGCACCTGCTCGAGCGCTGA
- a CDS encoding CreA family protein has translation MKHRLLYAARSALLLSAVAAVPLAHAEEVGSVNTNFRLTGSDRVVVEAYDDPLVAGVTCYVSRARTGGIKGSLGLAEDPSEASIACRQVGPISFTGPLKQQTDVFSERMSFIFKTLHVVRVVDKKRNTLVYLTYSDRVVSGSPKNSVTAVPVPAATPIPVK, from the coding sequence ATGAAGCATCGCCTCCTTTACGCCGCTCGTTCCGCCCTGCTGCTATCCGCCGTTGCCGCCGTGCCGCTCGCGCACGCGGAGGAAGTCGGCAGCGTCAACACCAATTTCCGCCTGACGGGTTCCGACCGCGTGGTCGTCGAGGCCTACGACGATCCGCTCGTCGCCGGCGTGACCTGCTATGTGTCGCGCGCGCGCACCGGCGGGATCAAGGGCTCGCTCGGCCTCGCCGAGGATCCGAGCGAGGCGTCGATCGCGTGCCGGCAGGTCGGCCCGATCAGCTTCACCGGCCCGCTCAAGCAGCAGACCGACGTGTTCAGCGAGCGCATGTCGTTCATCTTCAAGACGCTGCACGTCGTGCGCGTGGTCGACAAGAAGCGCAACACGCTCGTCTACCTGACCTACAGCGACCGGGTCGTCAGCGGCAGCCCGAAGAACAGCGTGACCGCGGTGCCGGTGCCGGCCGCCACGCCGATCCCCGTCAAGTAG
- a CDS encoding AraC family transcriptional regulator, with the protein MPAARLPDSARYWRTPLLPDADLVTATYRDHTFAPHWHDAYTVPVIEAGAERYVCRGAGHIAETGTVPVINPGEVHTGSRAADDGWRYRVCYVPVEFIRSLASAIAGRPQDAPWFPHDVIRDPDLAARVARAHRMMEAGSECVAGERVDSADALHSAHAGALPVYDPLAAETAMLDAFSTLIARHADARLQPHALAADEPRVEAMRERLAADLTGTVTLDEIAQAAGLSPFHAARLFTRTTGMPPHAWRNQLRLQRALAPLRAGVAVAEVAAASGFVDQSHFTRHFRRMFGVPPGRWQTR; encoded by the coding sequence ATGCCCGCTGCCCGCCTTCCCGATTCCGCCCGCTACTGGCGCACCCCGCTCCTGCCGGACGCGGATCTCGTCACGGCCACCTATCGCGACCACACGTTCGCGCCGCACTGGCACGACGCATACACGGTCCCCGTGATCGAAGCGGGCGCCGAACGCTATGTCTGTCGCGGCGCCGGCCATATCGCCGAAACGGGCACCGTCCCCGTGATCAATCCCGGCGAAGTGCACACCGGCTCGCGCGCGGCCGACGACGGCTGGCGCTACCGGGTCTGCTACGTGCCGGTCGAGTTCATCCGGTCGCTCGCGAGCGCGATCGCCGGACGCCCGCAGGATGCGCCGTGGTTTCCGCACGACGTGATCCGCGATCCGGATCTCGCGGCCCGGGTCGCGCGGGCGCACCGGATGATGGAGGCCGGGAGCGAGTGCGTGGCGGGTGAACGCGTGGATTCGGCGGATGCCCTGCATTCCGCGCACGCCGGCGCGCTCCCGGTCTACGACCCGCTCGCCGCCGAGACGGCGATGCTCGACGCGTTCTCGACGCTGATCGCGCGTCATGCCGACGCGCGGCTGCAACCGCACGCGCTCGCCGCGGACGAACCGCGCGTCGAAGCGATGCGCGAGCGGCTTGCCGCCGACCTGACGGGCACGGTCACGCTCGACGAGATCGCGCAGGCGGCGGGATTGTCGCCGTTCCACGCGGCGCGCCTGTTCACGCGCACGACCGGCATGCCGCCGCACGCGTGGCGCAACCAGCTGCGGTTGCAGCGCGCGCTCGCGCCGCTGCGCGCGGGCGTGGCCGTCGCCGAGGTTGCCGCGGCCAGCGGCTTCGTCGACCAGAGCCATTTCACCCGCCACTTCAGGCGGATGTTCGGCGTGCCGCCGGGGCGCTGGCAGACGCGCTGA
- a CDS encoding AzlC family ABC transporter permease, whose product METRTLNPTPTSSAPPRRALTESLDGARDTIPMMVGAAPFGVIFGTLVAGGPLAGWHGALMSLTVFAGSAQFIALGLVAGGASFVVVLATTLIVNLRHLLYSATLAPYVAHLPLRWRATLGALMTDEVFAVAYAHYRHFPPGAIGPHYFFGSGLAMYVNWQIWTLAGLGFGSAFPGLQSLGLDFAMAATFIAIVVPQLGTLRYFSAAATAGVLAYYWQGWPYKLGLLGAVAAGVVVGVALTLLQDRARAGSHPEAAS is encoded by the coding sequence ATGGAGACGCGCACTTTGAACCCGACACCCACTTCCTCCGCACCGCCGCGCCGTGCGTTGACCGAATCGCTCGACGGCGCCCGCGACACGATCCCGATGATGGTCGGCGCAGCGCCGTTCGGCGTGATCTTCGGCACGCTCGTCGCCGGCGGCCCGCTCGCCGGCTGGCACGGCGCGCTGATGTCGCTGACCGTGTTCGCCGGCTCCGCGCAGTTCATCGCGCTCGGGCTCGTCGCGGGCGGCGCGAGCTTCGTCGTCGTGCTCGCGACGACGCTGATCGTCAACCTGCGCCACCTGCTGTACAGCGCGACGCTCGCGCCGTACGTCGCCCACCTGCCGCTGCGCTGGCGCGCGACGCTCGGCGCGCTGATGACCGACGAGGTGTTCGCGGTCGCGTACGCGCACTACCGGCATTTCCCGCCGGGCGCGATCGGCCCGCACTACTTCTTCGGCTCGGGACTCGCGATGTACGTGAACTGGCAGATCTGGACGCTCGCCGGCCTGGGGTTCGGCTCGGCATTCCCGGGGCTCCAGTCGCTCGGTCTCGACTTCGCGATGGCGGCGACCTTCATCGCGATCGTCGTGCCACAACTGGGCACGCTGCGCTATTTCTCGGCCGCCGCGACGGCCGGCGTGCTCGCGTATTACTGGCAGGGCTGGCCGTACAAGCTCGGCCTGCTGGGCGCGGTCGCGGCGGGCGTCGTCGTCGGCGTCGCGCTGACGCTGCTGCAGGACCGCGCACGCGCCGGCTCGCACCCGGAGGCCGCATCGTGA
- a CDS encoding AzlD domain-containing protein, whose amino-acid sequence MSYALLILGMAAITYAIRATLFLFGERLTFPPLARTALGFVPVTVLTAIIVPMTVSPHGGAAELTWRNPQLVGALAAVLVSAATRRPLVTIAAGLAVFFFWQGVVLPHGWLPG is encoded by the coding sequence GTGAGCTACGCGCTGCTGATCCTCGGCATGGCCGCCATCACCTATGCGATCCGCGCGACGCTGTTCCTGTTCGGCGAGCGGCTGACGTTCCCGCCGCTCGCGCGCACGGCGCTCGGCTTCGTGCCCGTCACCGTGCTGACCGCGATCATCGTGCCGATGACCGTGTCGCCGCACGGCGGCGCGGCCGAGCTGACGTGGCGCAATCCGCAGCTCGTCGGCGCGCTCGCCGCGGTGCTCGTGTCGGCGGCGACGCGCCGGCCGCTCGTGACGATCGCGGCCGGGCTCGCGGTGTTCTTCTTCTGGCAGGGCGTGGTGCTGCCACACGGCTGGCTGCCCGGCTGA
- a CDS encoding DUF4088 family protein, with translation MGQITLSLKDDTLASLRKDYDAFVRVSLKLDPQFATPSFEDFLRAKLLDNMVPLTEHAVQRMLEGGQYAWAKRTLDKEFPDVVAILMRQAGEFGFGFASRSEWTPDELAKACRDWAKAIVAEAQGDATLIDPLAAQIKSAVLDIQALEEQMQTPAWRLAESLRQRIYEAKLACEMSVGSTARDKLGELRGLLRLALAHGSFQKAEAQQIMEYLRLLKPEIFVEEPYDVFARLAAWLRSVFAPVAARPAPGPEQRRP, from the coding sequence ATGGGCCAGATCACCCTTTCCCTCAAGGACGACACGCTCGCGTCCTTGCGCAAGGACTACGACGCATTCGTGCGCGTGTCGCTGAAACTCGACCCGCAATTCGCGACGCCGTCGTTCGAGGATTTCCTGCGCGCAAAACTGCTCGACAACATGGTGCCGCTCACCGAGCACGCCGTGCAGCGCATGCTGGAGGGCGGCCAGTATGCGTGGGCCAAGCGCACGCTCGACAAGGAATTCCCGGACGTGGTCGCGATCCTGATGCGGCAGGCCGGCGAATTCGGCTTCGGCTTCGCGTCGCGCTCGGAATGGACGCCCGACGAGCTGGCAAAGGCGTGCCGCGACTGGGCGAAGGCGATCGTCGCCGAAGCGCAGGGCGATGCGACCCTGATCGATCCGCTCGCCGCGCAGATCAAGAGCGCGGTGCTGGACATCCAGGCGCTCGAGGAGCAGATGCAGACGCCCGCGTGGCGGCTCGCGGAATCGCTGCGGCAGCGGATCTACGAAGCCAAGCTCGCGTGCGAGATGAGCGTCGGCAGCACGGCGCGCGACAAGCTCGGCGAACTGCGCGGGCTGCTGCGGCTGGCGCTCGCGCACGGCTCGTTCCAGAAGGCGGAAGCGCAGCAGATCATGGAATACCTGCGGCTCCTGAAGCCGGAAATCTTCGTCGAGGAACCGTACGACGTGTTCGCACGGCTCGCCGCGTGGCTGCGCAGCGTCTTCGCGCCGGTCGCCGCGCGCCCGGCACCGGGGCCGGAACAGCGGCGGCCCTGA
- a CDS encoding RNA-binding S4 domain-containing protein, which translates to MPNLDFTLTGEFVELHNLLKITGLADSGGSAKGIVASGAVKVDGAVELRKTCKIRAGQVVLLGDTRIAVHGA; encoded by the coding sequence ATGCCCAATCTGGATTTCACGCTGACCGGCGAATTCGTCGAGTTGCACAACCTCCTGAAGATCACCGGCCTCGCCGACAGCGGCGGCTCCGCGAAGGGAATCGTCGCGTCCGGCGCGGTGAAGGTCGACGGCGCAGTCGAACTCCGCAAGACCTGCAAGATCCGCGCAGGCCAGGTCGTGCTGCTCGGCGACACGCGCATCGCGGTGCACGGCGCGTAG
- the norM gene encoding multidrug efflux MATE transporter NorM, whose product MSHSGLSRTAAAPPSLSSHAADTARLAAPLAIAQLSQMAMSVTDTVLLGSLGPDSLAAGGLGANFFFVIVTVLQGVLSSISVSVAHARGAQADHRVPHIYWTGFALSVLLAIPAIVALSLSEPILLMFHEPPALARNVGEYTGILRFAALGSLIGVGLMRSFLPAIGAARRLLWVSIGGVGVNAVLNYGLIHGAFGLPRLGFLGSAVATTITIWLTALALVWLLHGRQRFKHFVTVSRPKLPTMGELIGIGWPVAITYGVESTLFLATGLTVGVLGATSLAAHQIALNVASVSFMVPLAIGQAANVRVGYWAGAGNAVAARHAGFVALGLGVAFMSLSGLVMIVAPHTIVSLYLRLDDPANAATVSLAASLLGIAAVFQIVDGMQTVGSGALRGLKDTRVPMLAATLGYWGIGFPTGYWLAFHAGLGARGLWWGLAAGLASVAALMAWRFHRKSASLATLRA is encoded by the coding sequence ATGTCGCATTCCGGTCTCTCGCGGACGGCCGCCGCGCCGCCCTCCCTGTCCAGTCACGCCGCCGATACCGCGCGCCTCGCCGCCCCGCTCGCCATTGCGCAACTGTCGCAGATGGCGATGAGCGTCACCGACACCGTGCTGCTCGGCTCGCTCGGCCCCGACTCGCTCGCGGCGGGCGGCCTCGGCGCGAACTTCTTCTTCGTCATCGTCACGGTGCTGCAGGGCGTCCTGTCGTCGATCAGCGTCAGCGTCGCGCACGCGCGCGGCGCGCAAGCCGATCATCGCGTGCCGCACATCTACTGGACGGGCTTCGCGCTGTCCGTGCTGCTCGCGATCCCCGCGATCGTCGCGCTGTCGCTTTCCGAGCCGATCCTGCTGATGTTCCACGAGCCGCCGGCGCTCGCGCGCAACGTCGGCGAGTACACGGGCATCCTGCGCTTCGCCGCGCTCGGCAGCCTGATCGGCGTCGGCCTGATGCGCTCGTTCCTGCCCGCGATCGGCGCCGCGCGACGGCTGCTGTGGGTATCGATCGGCGGCGTCGGCGTCAACGCGGTGCTGAACTACGGGCTGATCCACGGCGCGTTCGGGCTGCCGCGGCTCGGCTTTCTCGGCTCCGCGGTCGCGACGACGATCACGATCTGGCTCACCGCGCTCGCGCTCGTGTGGCTGCTGCACGGCCGCCAGCGGTTCAAGCACTTCGTGACCGTGTCGCGTCCGAAGCTGCCGACGATGGGCGAGCTGATCGGCATCGGCTGGCCGGTCGCGATCACGTACGGGGTCGAATCGACGCTGTTCCTCGCCACCGGCCTCACGGTCGGCGTGCTCGGCGCGACGTCGCTCGCCGCGCACCAGATCGCGCTGAACGTCGCGTCGGTATCGTTCATGGTGCCGCTCGCGATCGGCCAGGCGGCCAACGTCCGGGTCGGCTACTGGGCCGGCGCGGGCAACGCCGTGGCCGCGCGGCACGCGGGCTTCGTCGCGCTCGGGCTCGGGGTCGCGTTCATGTCGCTGTCGGGCCTCGTGATGATCGTCGCGCCGCACACGATCGTCAGCCTCTACCTGCGCCTCGACGACCCCGCCAACGCCGCCACGGTGTCGCTCGCCGCGTCGCTGCTCGGCATCGCCGCGGTGTTCCAGATCGTCGACGGCATGCAGACGGTCGGCTCCGGCGCGCTGCGCGGCCTGAAGGACACGCGCGTGCCGATGCTCGCCGCCACCCTCGGCTACTGGGGCATCGGCTTTCCGACCGGCTACTGGCTCGCGTTCCACGCGGGTCTCGGCGCGCGCGGCCTGTGGTGGGGGCTGGCGGCCGGGCTCGCGAGCGTCGCCGCGCTGATGGCGTGGCGCTTCCACCGCAAGAGCGCGTCGCTCGCCACGCTGCGCGCGTGA
- the fumC gene encoding class II fumarate hydratase — MNEAVRMERDTFGEIAVPAARLWGAQTERSLQNFRISTEKQSPELIHALAIVKRAAAAVNQSLGVLADDKAHAIIAAADEIIAGQHPREFPLAVWQTGSGTQTNMNLNEVIANRASELMGGERGEARKVHPNDDVNRGQSSNDVFPTAMHVAAAYAIVNHLLPALRTLRATLDAKSKAFAEIVKIGRTHLQDATPLTLGQEFSGYVAQLDQGIRHVESALPHLYELALGGTAVGTGLNAHPEFAARVADEIGRLAKLPFVSAPSKFEVMAAADALVFAHGALKTVAASLMKIANDVRWLASGPRCGLGELSIPENEPGSSIMPGKVNPTQSEAVTMLCCQVFGNDVAVNVGGASGNFELNVFRPMIAHNVLQSVRLLADGAQSFNDHCAVGIEPNRARIDLLLNESLMLVTALNPHIGYDKAAQIAKKAHKEGTTLKAAALALGYLTDAEFDEWVRPEQMIGAR; from the coding sequence ATGAACGAAGCAGTTCGGATGGAACGCGACACGTTCGGCGAGATCGCCGTGCCGGCCGCCCGGCTCTGGGGCGCGCAGACGGAGCGCTCGCTGCAGAATTTCCGGATCTCGACCGAGAAGCAGTCGCCGGAGCTGATCCACGCGCTCGCGATCGTGAAGCGCGCGGCGGCGGCCGTGAACCAGTCGCTCGGCGTGCTGGCCGACGACAAGGCGCACGCGATCATCGCGGCGGCCGACGAGATCATCGCGGGCCAGCATCCGCGCGAATTCCCGCTCGCGGTCTGGCAGACCGGCTCCGGCACGCAGACCAACATGAACCTCAACGAGGTGATCGCGAACCGCGCAAGCGAGCTGATGGGCGGCGAGCGCGGCGAAGCGCGCAAGGTTCATCCGAACGACGACGTGAACCGCGGCCAGTCGTCGAACGACGTATTCCCGACCGCGATGCACGTCGCCGCCGCGTATGCGATCGTCAACCACCTGCTGCCTGCGCTGCGCACGCTGCGCGCGACGCTCGACGCGAAGTCGAAGGCGTTCGCCGAAATCGTGAAGATCGGCCGCACGCACCTGCAGGACGCGACGCCGCTCACGCTCGGCCAGGAATTCTCCGGCTACGTCGCGCAGCTCGACCAAGGCATCCGGCACGTCGAATCGGCGCTGCCGCACCTGTACGAGCTCGCGCTCGGCGGCACCGCGGTCGGCACCGGGCTGAACGCGCATCCGGAATTCGCGGCGCGCGTCGCCGACGAAATCGGCCGCCTGGCGAAGCTGCCGTTCGTGAGCGCGCCGAGCAAGTTCGAGGTGATGGCGGCCGCCGACGCGCTGGTGTTCGCGCACGGCGCGCTGAAGACCGTCGCGGCGAGCCTGATGAAGATCGCCAACGACGTCCGCTGGCTCGCGAGCGGGCCGCGCTGCGGGCTCGGCGAGCTGTCGATTCCCGAGAACGAGCCGGGCAGCTCGATCATGCCGGGCAAGGTGAACCCGACGCAGTCCGAAGCCGTGACGATGCTGTGCTGCCAGGTGTTCGGCAACGACGTCGCGGTAAACGTCGGCGGCGCGAGCGGCAATTTCGAGCTGAACGTGTTCCGGCCGATGATCGCGCACAACGTGCTGCAATCGGTGCGGCTGCTCGCCGACGGCGCGCAGAGCTTCAACGACCATTGCGCGGTCGGCATCGAGCCGAACCGCGCACGCATCGACCTGCTGCTCAACGAATCGCTGATGCTCGTGACGGCGCTCAATCCGCACATCGGCTACGACAAGGCCGCGCAGATCGCGAAGAAGGCGCACAAGGAAGGCACGACGCTGAAGGCCGCCGCGCTCGCGCTCGGCTATCTGACCGACGCGGAATTCGATGAATGGGTGCGCCCCGAGCAGATGATCGGGGCGCGCTGA
- a CDS encoding acyl-CoA thioesterase, which produces MSASSPATATLDRNETVFRFLAEPSSVNFGGKVHGGALMKWIDEVAYACAAVWSSRYCVTVSVGNIRFQRPIMVGNLVELKARVVATGRTSMHIHVSVHAGDPKGGVLRQTTDCLVVFVAVDENGNPLPVPPFVPETDEQKRLAKYAMDVRAALDKIVEMKPEEVAKGTV; this is translated from the coding sequence ATGTCCGCCTCGTCCCCCGCCACCGCGACCCTCGATCGCAACGAAACCGTTTTCCGCTTCCTCGCCGAGCCGTCGTCCGTGAACTTCGGTGGCAAGGTGCATGGCGGTGCGCTGATGAAATGGATCGACGAGGTCGCCTACGCGTGCGCGGCAGTCTGGTCGAGCCGCTACTGCGTGACGGTCAGCGTCGGCAACATCCGCTTCCAGCGTCCGATCATGGTCGGCAACCTGGTCGAGCTGAAGGCGCGCGTCGTCGCGACGGGGCGCACCAGCATGCACATCCACGTGTCGGTGCACGCCGGCGATCCGAAGGGCGGCGTGCTGCGCCAGACGACCGACTGCCTCGTCGTGTTCGTCGCCGTCGACGAGAACGGCAACCCGCTGCCGGTGCCGCCGTTCGTGCCGGAGACCGACGAGCAGAAGCGCCTCGCGAAGTACGCGATGGACGTGCGCGCCGCGCTCGACAAGATCGTCGAGATGAAGCCCGAAGAGGTCGCGAAGGGCACGGTCTGA
- a CDS encoding ArsR/SmtB family transcription factor codes for MTDSDDHHFPGLSRIGALIADPGRAAMLWVLMDGSARPAGELTLVAGLSPSAASAHLARLTEGGLLALDVRGRHRYYRIASADIAASLEALANVARTAAPHRPVPPPSRAVPAELRYARTCYDHMAGELAVRIFDALTARGWLDTQGDAVDATELGTQALARWGIEVAQQRTRRRRFACGCLDWSERRSHLGGALGAALLDSFCAQGWVERTERPRVLRVTVSGQRVFDDWLTSA; via the coding sequence ATGACCGATTCCGACGACCACCATTTTCCGGGCCTGAGCCGCATCGGCGCGCTGATCGCCGACCCCGGGCGGGCCGCGATGCTGTGGGTGCTGATGGACGGCAGCGCCCGCCCCGCCGGCGAGCTCACGCTGGTCGCCGGGCTGTCGCCGTCCGCCGCCAGCGCGCACCTCGCGCGCCTGACCGAAGGCGGGCTGCTCGCGCTCGACGTCCGCGGCCGGCACCGCTATTACCGGATCGCGTCCGCCGACATCGCCGCGTCGCTCGAGGCGCTCGCGAACGTCGCCCGCACGGCCGCGCCGCACCGGCCGGTTCCGCCGCCGTCGCGCGCCGTGCCCGCCGAGCTGCGCTACGCGCGCACCTGCTACGACCACATGGCGGGCGAGCTCGCCGTGCGCATCTTCGACGCGCTCACCGCGCGCGGCTGGCTGGACACGCAAGGCGACGCGGTCGACGCGACCGAGCTCGGCACGCAGGCGCTCGCGCGCTGGGGCATCGAAGTCGCGCAGCAGCGCACGCGCCGGCGCCGCTTCGCGTGCGGCTGCCTGGACTGGAGCGAGCGCCGCTCGCACCTCGGCGGCGCGCTCGGCGCGGCGCTGCTCGACAGCTTCTGCGCGCAGGGCTGGGTCGAGCGCACCGAGCGGCCGCGCGTGCTGCGCGTGACCGTGTCCGGCCAGCGCGTTTTCGACGACTGGCTTACGTCCGCTTGA